GTCATGAGCGAACGCACCCAGCGCCAGGTACAGGCCGTACCACCCCAGAAAAAATGCCGTCATGGGAAAAATGAAGTGGCGCAACGTTTTCCGGAGCTCGTGAAACTCGGGGCTGGCCTGGATTTCCAGGGCTCTGTCGGTGGACAGCTCGGGAGGATCGATAGCGGTCAACGCTGGCTCCTTATGGATACCTGTCAGGGTGCTGGGAGAGCGTAATGAGGGCTGAGCCGCGACCGGGGCGTTTCCGGCCCTGGTTTGTCAGGTGTTCACCTGCGCGGGCTCGAATCGGTGGAGCCGACGCCTTACGCGTCCTTGCGCGCCGAGTCCTCTCCATACTGCTGGTTGACCGCGCGCAGGAACTTCTCGGCGTCGGTCGGTTCCAGTGGAGGCAGGTTGATCGTCTCGCTGACGATGCCGTCGGGAAGACGGGGCTCGGACCCGACGTCGGGAATGAAGTTCTTCACGGCTCCGTCGGTGAAGGGCACGCCCGACTTGACCTGGTTGTTGGACACCAGGTCGAATGCCCGCGTCATCGCGTCCCGGGATTCCTCGGGCAGTCCCGCCTTGATGGCGGCGATCTCGGTGGCGGACTTGCCGTCGAAGGACTGCGCGAACTCGTACAGGTACTGCAGCTGGTTCGACGGGATGGTGACACTCTTGCCGGCCGCCAGGTCCTTGAGCTGCTTGTCATCGAGAAGCGATGCCGCCTTGACCCGATTCAGCACGCTCTGATCGCGATGGTTGTCGTCCTGAAAGTGCGCCCCGTCGTGGTTTCCCTGCGCCGATGTCAGCCCACAGAACGGATTGAACGACGCCGATAGGGCGTCGCAGATGGCGTCGATCTGTTGCTGGGCCTCCAGCTCGGCCGCCCACCACTTGTCGTAGGCCTTCCGCATCATCCGCGTGAACTTGGCGGCGTACTGATTGCCTTTGTCGATGATCTCCGCGCTTGCGTTGGATTGCATGATCCAGCTGGCGGTGAGGTCCTCGGCAACGGTGTAGCCGTTATCCATGGCCTCGTTGTAGAGGTCCACCGCCTCGCGGCGGTACTCGATGGACTGAAACTCCAACGTGACCAGGGCCTTCGGAGCATCATCGAGCAACATCTGAGTGGCCAGATAGATCGTCTTCTCGTCGCTGGCCGCGGTGTCCTGGATGGCGCGGGCGGTTTCCCCATCCCAGGGCAGTCCGCCGGGCCGGTCGATCGAGTTCTTGTAGTCCTGGGCGCGATGCTGCAACTCGGCGGCGGCGAGCATCGCCTGGCGCAACGGCACGATGGACTGTTCGGGGTGGTTGGTGAGCAACCTTCTGGCCGAGTACTCCGATTTCATTGCGGCCTCGACAAGGAC
The nucleotide sequence above comes from Mycobacteroides saopaulense. Encoded proteins:
- a CDS encoding DUF485 domain-containing protein, which translates into the protein MTAIDPPELSTDRALEIQASPEFHELRKTLRHFIFPMTAFFLGWYGLYLALGAFAHDFMAIKVVGNINVGLVLGLGQFLTTFVITGFYVRFANRELDPRAAAIRAEAEKA
- a CDS encoding TPR repeat region-containing protein, with protein sequence MKSEYSARRLLTNHPEQSIVPLRQAMLAAAELQHRAQDYKNSIDRPGGLPWDGETARAIQDTAASDEKTIYLATQMLLDDAPKALVTLEFQSIEYRREAVDLYNEAMDNGYTVAEDLTASWIMQSNASAEIIDKGNQYAAKFTRMMRKAYDKWWAAELEAQQQIDAICDALSASFNPFCGLTSAQGNHDGAHFQDDNHRDQSVLNRVKAASLLDDKQLKDLAAGKSVTIPSNQLQYLYEFAQSFDGKSATEIAAIKAGLPEESRDAMTRAFDLVSNNQVKSGVPFTDGAVKNFIPDVGSEPRLPDGIVSETINLPPLEPTDAEKFLRAVNQQYGEDSARKDA